Proteins from a genomic interval of Candidatus Binatia bacterium:
- a CDS encoding cysteine desulfurase family protein: MNAKRIYLDNAATTPVRAEVEQAMREAADGGNYNPSSLHAEGRRARAVLDDARARIAAILGAAPKEITFTASGTEGNNLSLMGVARALDGRRHIVASTIEHHSVLEPLERLREDGFRVTLLPVARDGRVDPQRFAEALEPETGLAAIMYANNEVGTVQPIAELAAIARERGVLVHTDAVQAPSWLPVDVRELGIDMLSLSAHKFGGGEGVGLLYARGGVPLAPILSGGGQEFGRRSGTENVVGIAGMARGLELAATERAVQAPRIAALRDRLEAGISSALPEVHVNGGGAPRLANILNVSFAGVDSATLLIGMDLAGLAVSAGSACTSGTLEPSHVLQAMGLEERLRGSALRFSLGAATSAEEIERVLEIVPRMVTELRGDG, from the coding sequence GTGAACGCGAAACGAATTTATCTCGACAATGCCGCGACGACTCCGGTGCGCGCCGAGGTCGAGCAAGCCATGCGCGAGGCGGCGGACGGCGGCAATTATAACCCAAGTTCGCTCCACGCCGAAGGCCGCCGGGCGCGAGCCGTTCTCGACGACGCCCGCGCTCGCATCGCCGCGATCCTCGGCGCGGCTCCCAAAGAGATTACGTTCACTGCGAGCGGCACCGAAGGAAATAATCTATCTTTAATGGGAGTCGCGCGCGCGCTCGACGGCAGACGTCACATCGTCGCCTCGACGATCGAGCACCACTCCGTTCTCGAACCGTTGGAACGCTTGCGCGAGGACGGCTTTAGAGTAACGCTGCTGCCGGTCGCTCGAGACGGCCGCGTCGACCCGCAACGCTTCGCCGAGGCGCTCGAGCCGGAGACCGGGCTCGCCGCGATCATGTACGCGAATAACGAGGTGGGGACGGTCCAGCCGATCGCCGAGCTGGCGGCGATCGCGCGCGAGCGCGGCGTGCTCGTTCACACCGACGCCGTGCAAGCGCCTAGCTGGTTGCCGGTCGACGTCCGCGAGCTCGGAATCGACATGCTCTCGCTCTCGGCCCATAAATTCGGCGGCGGCGAGGGCGTCGGGCTGCTCTACGCGCGAGGGGGCGTTCCGCTCGCCCCGATCCTGAGCGGCGGGGGCCAAGAGTTCGGGCGGCGCTCCGGGACGGAGAACGTCGTCGGCATCGCCGGCATGGCGCGCGGGCTCGAGTTGGCGGCGACCGAGCGAGCAGTCCAGGCGCCCCGGATCGCCGCGCTGCGGGACCGTCTCGAGGCCGGCATCTCGTCGGCCTTGCCGGAGGTACACGTCAATGGCGGCGGAGCGCCTAGGCTCGCCAACATCCTCAACGTCAGTTTCGCGGGGGTGGACTCCGCGACGCTCCTGATCGGCATGGACCTGGCAGGGCTTGCGGTATCGGCCGGGAGCGCCTGCACGTCGGGGACGCTCGAGCCGAGCCACGTCCTGCAGGCGATGGGGCTGGAAGAGCGCCTGCGCGGGAGCGCCCTGCGCTTCTCCTTGGGCGCCGCGACCTCGGCGGAAGAGATCGAGCGCGTCCTGGAGATCGTGCCGCGGATGGTAACAGAGCTGCGGGGGGATGGGTAG
- a CDS encoding rod shape-determining protein gives MDIGIDLGTANVLVHVKGKGIVLREPSVVAKDMNTGRVLAVGEEARQMLGRTPAHIQAIRPLRDGVIADFEVTEAMLSYFIKKVMKDRSWWSSIVKPKPHVTICVPAEITSVEERAVKDAAKLAGAREVGIIEEPMAAAIGAGLPIGGPSGSMVVDIGGGTTDVAVISLGGIVVSQSLRVAGNKLDEAIVRYIRRVYNLMIGERTAEEIKIKIGSAYKLEQELAMEIRGRDLINGLPKTVKITSEEIREALSEPIGSIVEAVKAVLEKTPPELAADIIDRGIILTGGGALLRGFEKLLSEVTGVPAIVAEDPLSCVAIGTGARLRV, from the coding sequence TTGGACATCGGCATCGACCTAGGCACGGCCAACGTGCTCGTGCACGTCAAAGGAAAAGGAATCGTCTTGCGCGAGCCGTCGGTCGTCGCGAAAGACATGAACACCGGTCGCGTGCTTGCGGTCGGCGAAGAGGCGCGTCAGATGTTGGGCCGGACGCCCGCGCACATTCAGGCGATCCGTCCGCTTCGCGACGGCGTCATCGCCGACTTCGAAGTGACCGAGGCGATGCTCTCGTACTTCATCAAGAAGGTCATGAAAGACAGGTCGTGGTGGTCGTCGATCGTCAAGCCGAAACCACACGTGACGATCTGCGTTCCGGCCGAGATCACGAGCGTCGAAGAGCGCGCCGTCAAAGACGCCGCGAAGCTCGCCGGCGCGCGCGAGGTCGGCATCATCGAGGAGCCGATGGCGGCCGCGATCGGCGCGGGCCTTCCGATCGGCGGCCCCTCCGGCAGCATGGTGGTGGACATCGGCGGGGGCACGACCGACGTCGCGGTAATCTCGCTCGGAGGCATCGTCGTCTCGCAGTCGCTGCGCGTCGCCGGCAACAAACTCGACGAGGCGATCGTCCGATACATCCGCCGCGTCTACAACCTGATGATCGGCGAACGGACGGCCGAGGAGATCAAGATCAAGATCGGATCGGCATACAAGCTCGAGCAAGAGCTCGCGATGGAGATTCGCGGCCGCGACCTCATCAACGGCCTGCCGAAGACGGTCAAGATCACGAGCGAAGAGATACGCGAGGCGCTCTCGGAGCCGATCGGTTCGATCGTCGAAGCGGTGAAGGCCGTTCTCGAGAAGACGCCGCCCGAGCTCGCGGCCGACATCATCGACCGCGGCATCATTCTCACCGGCGGAGGCGCGCTGTTGCGCGGCTTTGAGAAACTTCTCTCCGAGGTCACCGGCGTGCCGGCGATCGTCGCCGAAGATCCGCTCTCGTGCGTCGCGATCGGCACCGGCGCCAGGCTGCGCGTCTAG
- a CDS encoding STAS domain-containing protein, whose product MDIKVNVREAPGDCYVVDLSGEIDVYTSPKVKDAVGALIDRGVYHLVINLEKVRYIDSTGLGVLIGGLKRVREHGGSVNLVCTNPQIRKIFDITGLVKIFGIFDSEDSAMKALV is encoded by the coding sequence TTGGACATCAAGGTAAACGTCCGCGAGGCGCCCGGCGACTGCTACGTCGTGGACCTGAGCGGCGAGATCGACGTCTACACGTCGCCAAAGGTCAAGGATGCCGTCGGCGCGCTAATCGACCGCGGCGTCTACCATCTGGTGATTAACCTGGAGAAGGTCCGGTACATCGACTCTACCGGACTCGGCGTGTTGATCGGCGGTCTCAAGCGCGTTCGCGAGCACGGCGGGTCGGTCAATCTCGTCTGCACGAACCCGCAGATACGGAAGATCTTCGATATCACCGGCCTCGTGAAGATCTTCGGAATCTTCGACAGCGAGGATTCCGCCATGAAGGCTCTCGTTTGA
- a CDS encoding ATP-binding protein encodes MNQAVERAVPELVELRVPATAEWVALARLAAATVAIRLRFSIEEIEDVKLAVAEACTAVIQHEGHGEFIDLTCEAQNDALRVRVRDAGRYGLHAVEEKRMNLDEARIAGLGVFLIRTLMDEVTYDVHPQLGTELLMLKRLATRPA; translated from the coding sequence TTGAATCAAGCCGTCGAGCGCGCCGTCCCCGAGCTCGTCGAACTGCGCGTTCCGGCTACCGCGGAATGGGTCGCGCTCGCGCGGCTCGCCGCCGCCACCGTTGCGATCCGCCTGCGCTTCTCGATCGAGGAGATCGAGGACGTGAAGCTCGCGGTCGCGGAGGCGTGCACCGCCGTCATTCAGCACGAAGGCCACGGCGAATTCATCGATCTCACCTGCGAGGCGCAGAACGACGCGCTGCGCGTGCGCGTGCGCGACGCCGGACGGTACGGCCTCCACGCCGTCGAGGAGAAACGCATGAATCTCGACGAGGCGCGCATCGCGGGCCTCGGAGTCTTTTTGATCCGCACCCTGATGGACGAAGTCACCTACGACGTCCACCCGCAGTTGGGTACGGAGTTGCTCATGCTCAAGAGGTTGGCCACCCGGCCTGCATAG
- the atpC gene encoding ATP synthase F1 subunit epsilon — MPSTVPFKLVTPAEVVFDGDAELVIAVTTEGEEGILPKHAPFLAALRPGVLRANVRADGGATTRLELATSSGFMQALPDRVTVVVDEALRFEQVVVAEARRELEEATARHDEAVIEFANAKLRLTGHR; from the coding sequence ATGCCTAGCACGGTCCCGTTCAAGCTCGTGACGCCCGCCGAGGTCGTCTTCGACGGCGACGCCGAGCTCGTCATCGCCGTCACGACCGAAGGCGAGGAAGGCATTCTTCCGAAGCACGCGCCGTTTCTGGCGGCCCTGCGACCCGGCGTGCTGCGGGCGAACGTCCGAGCCGACGGGGGCGCGACGACGCGCCTCGAGCTCGCGACCAGCAGCGGATTCATGCAAGCGCTCCCCGATCGCGTCACCGTCGTCGTCGACGAGGCCCTGCGGTTCGAGCAGGTCGTCGTGGCCGAGGCCCGCCGCGAGTTGGAGGAGGCCACCGCGCGGCACGACGAGGCCGTCATCGAGTTTGCCAACGCAAAGCTGCGGCTGACCGGCCATCGGTAG
- the atpD gene encoding F0F1 ATP synthase subunit beta: protein MPADTGKVVQVLGNVVDVEFTPQTLPHINDALRVGVNEDTHAAGAAQGVDLGGTAMAPRELTLEVQDELGDNQVRCLALGSTDGLVRGAAVRSTGGPIQVPVGEGTLGRIFNVLGEAIDSDEPVKAAAMWPIHRPAPALKHQEPTARVFETGIKVVDLMAPYTRGGKVGLFGGAGVGKTVLIQELIRNIAYVHKGFSVFTGVGERTREGNDLWLEMKESGVLAQTTLVFGQMDEPPGVRFRVAQTGVTMAEYFRDELGADVLLFIDNIFRYMQAGSEVSALMGRMPSAVGYQPTLGTDMGVLEERITSTRKGSITSVQAVYVPADDYTDPAVATTFAHLDATTALSRPISELGIYPAVDPLASTSRILDPAIIGEEHYEVARGVQEVLQRYRDLQDIIAILGVEELSEDDKIAVARARRIQRFFSQPFFVAEQFTGRAGKYVKLSETVASFKEILEGKVDDLPEGAFFYAGTIDEVRENAQRMAHA from the coding sequence ATGCCTGCTGATACCGGTAAAGTCGTTCAAGTGCTCGGCAACGTCGTCGACGTCGAGTTTACGCCGCAGACGCTGCCGCACATCAACGACGCGCTGCGCGTCGGGGTCAACGAGGATACGCACGCCGCGGGCGCCGCGCAGGGCGTCGATCTCGGCGGCACGGCGATGGCGCCGCGCGAGTTGACGCTCGAAGTGCAGGACGAACTCGGCGACAATCAAGTGCGCTGCCTCGCGCTCGGCTCGACCGACGGTCTCGTTCGCGGCGCGGCGGTGCGCAGCACCGGCGGACCGATTCAAGTTCCGGTCGGCGAAGGCACGCTCGGACGCATCTTCAACGTGCTCGGCGAGGCGATCGACAGCGACGAGCCGGTCAAGGCCGCCGCCATGTGGCCGATTCACCGGCCCGCGCCGGCGCTCAAGCATCAGGAACCGACGGCGCGCGTCTTCGAGACGGGGATCAAAGTCGTCGACCTGATGGCGCCCTACACGCGCGGCGGAAAGGTCGGTCTCTTCGGCGGCGCGGGCGTCGGCAAGACGGTGCTGATCCAAGAGTTGATTCGCAACATCGCGTACGTCCACAAGGGCTTCTCGGTCTTCACCGGCGTCGGCGAACGCACGCGCGAAGGCAACGATCTCTGGCTCGAGATGAAAGAGTCGGGCGTGCTCGCGCAAACGACGCTCGTCTTCGGTCAGATGGACGAGCCGCCGGGGGTGCGTTTCCGCGTCGCGCAGACCGGCGTGACGATGGCCGAGTACTTCCGCGACGAACTCGGGGCCGACGTCTTGCTTTTCATAGACAACATCTTCCGCTACATGCAGGCGGGCTCCGAAGTCTCGGCGCTCATGGGACGCATGCCGTCGGCGGTCGGCTATCAGCCGACGCTCGGCACCGACATGGGCGTGCTCGAAGAGCGCATCACCTCGACGCGCAAGGGTTCGATCACCTCGGTGCAGGCGGTCTACGTGCCGGCCGACGACTATACCGACCCGGCCGTCGCGACGACGTTCGCGCACCTCGACGCGACGACGGCGCTCTCGCGGCCGATCTCGGAGTTGGGTATCTATCCGGCCGTCGATCCGCTCGCCTCGACCTCGCGCATCTTGGATCCCGCAATCATCGGCGAAGAGCACTACGAGGTCGCGCGCGGCGTGCAAGAGGTGCTGCAGCGCTACCGAGACTTGCAGGACATCATCGCGATTCTCGGCGTCGAGGAGCTCTCCGAGGACGACAAGATCGCGGTCGCGCGCGCGCGCCGCATTCAGCGATTCTTCTCGCAGCCGTTCTTCGTGGCCGAGCAGTTCACGGGCCGCGCCGGCAAGTACGTCAAGCTCTCGGAGACCGTCGCCTCGTTCAAGGAGATCCTCGAGGGGAAGGTCGACGATTTGCCCGAGGGCGCGTTCTTCTACGCCGGCACGATCGACGAAGTTCGCGAGAACGCGCAGCGGATGGCGCATGCCTAG
- the atpG gene encoding ATP synthase F1 subunit gamma: MATVKDLRDRIRSLKNTQQITKAMKQVAAAKIRRAEAARKRARPYADALAEMLADLMAAVSSVDHPFMKPGKGGAPPGVILISADKGLAGAFNSNVIAAGEAFARSRGGARFYTIGSKARNAVRRLGVADAPSWLLASDSKVETAREVARRAEADFNAGTISEIVLVSQRLLSMMSQRPATTKLVPIQTTVSASERSEPSPERSPERSAAEPKGGSKGAIEFAPSPEFVLSRLLPKYLEFTIYSAMLETDAAFFAAQLVAMTNATDNASKLIDELTIAMNNARQAAITKELLEIVAGAEALGVE, from the coding sequence ATGGCGACCGTCAAGGATCTGCGCGACCGCATCCGGTCGCTCAAGAATACCCAACAGATCACGAAGGCGATGAAGCAAGTCGCCGCGGCGAAGATTCGTCGCGCGGAAGCGGCGCGGAAGCGCGCGCGTCCGTACGCCGACGCGCTGGCCGAGATGCTCGCCGATCTCATGGCGGCGGTCTCGTCGGTCGACCATCCCTTCATGAAACCCGGCAAGGGAGGCGCGCCTCCGGGCGTGATTCTCATCAGCGCCGACAAAGGGCTCGCCGGCGCCTTCAACTCGAACGTCATCGCCGCGGGCGAAGCGTTCGCGCGCAGCCGCGGAGGCGCGCGCTTCTACACGATCGGCTCGAAGGCGCGCAACGCCGTGCGGCGGCTCGGCGTCGCCGACGCGCCGTCGTGGCTCCTCGCCTCGGATTCGAAGGTCGAAACGGCGCGCGAAGTCGCACGGCGAGCGGAAGCCGATTTTAACGCCGGGACGATCTCCGAGATCGTGCTCGTCTCGCAGCGCCTGCTCTCGATGATGTCGCAACGCCCCGCGACGACCAAACTGGTTCCCATTCAAACGACCGTATCGGCAAGCGAGCGTAGCGAGCCCAGTCCTGAGCGCAGTCCTGAGCGCAGCGCAGCGGAGCCGAAGGGGGGGTCGAAGGGAGCCATCGAGTTTGCGCCGTCGCCGGAGTTCGTGCTCTCGCGGCTGCTCCCGAAGTACCTCGAGTTCACGATCTACTCGGCGATGCTCGAGACCGACGCCGCGTTCTTCGCCGCGCAGCTCGTCGCGATGACCAACGCGACCGACAACGCGTCGAAGCTGATCGACGAGCTGACGATCGCGATGAACAACGCCCGTCAGGCGGCGATCACGAAGGAACTGCTCGAGATCGTCGCCGGCGCCGAAGCCTTGGGCGTCGAGTAG
- the murA gene encoding UDP-N-acetylglucosamine 1-carboxyvinyltransferase, translating to MLDRLETTLRIRGGARLEGSVSTHGAKNAALPIMAASLLAKGTVTLHRVPRITDVSVMWSLLEALGARLRYEGDNTITIDASNVASYRAPYALVRKLAASFDVVGALLGRFGRAEVPLPGGCVLGTRATDMHEEAFVALGCDVHNAHGYLIARSRNARLRGADVEFRMSSVGATKNAMLAAVLAEGTTKLNNVAMEPEVVDLANFLAAMGAKISGAGTDTIVVEGVDELHGVEYEIIADRIVAGTLLLAGAVTRGDVTVTKCRPDHLTALTEKLVECGAVTMAGDDWIRVKADGITGGTDILTAPYPGFPTDLQPQVVGFLCTCPGTSVVEESIFNARFSYVNELARMGADVKVTMESNAAVIRGPKQLSGAPVEAPDIRAGAGLVVAGLAAAGETEIIGLEYIDRGYERLEELLSELGGQVQRSSGVTPLVEPTGFFETSEYPRVSATG from the coding sequence ATGCTCGATCGCCTTGAAACCACGCTCCGAATTCGGGGCGGCGCGCGCTTGGAGGGCTCGGTCTCGACGCACGGCGCGAAGAACGCCGCGTTGCCGATCATGGCCGCCTCGCTGCTGGCGAAAGGGACGGTAACGCTGCACAGGGTGCCGCGCATCACCGACGTCTCGGTGATGTGGTCGCTCCTCGAGGCGTTAGGCGCTCGACTGCGCTACGAAGGCGACAACACGATTACGATCGACGCGAGCAACGTCGCGTCGTACCGCGCGCCCTACGCGCTCGTGCGCAAGCTGGCGGCATCGTTCGACGTCGTCGGCGCGCTGCTCGGACGCTTCGGACGCGCCGAGGTGCCGCTGCCGGGCGGCTGCGTGCTGGGCACGCGCGCGACCGACATGCACGAAGAGGCGTTCGTCGCGCTCGGTTGCGACGTGCACAACGCGCACGGCTATTTGATCGCGCGATCGCGCAACGCGCGACTGCGCGGCGCCGACGTCGAATTTCGAATGTCGAGCGTCGGTGCGACGAAGAACGCGATGCTCGCCGCGGTGCTCGCCGAGGGAACGACGAAGCTCAACAACGTCGCGATGGAACCGGAGGTCGTCGACTTGGCGAACTTCCTCGCGGCGATGGGCGCGAAGATCTCCGGTGCCGGCACCGACACGATCGTCGTCGAGGGCGTGGACGAACTCCACGGCGTCGAGTACGAGATCATCGCCGACCGCATCGTCGCCGGCACGCTCCTGCTCGCCGGCGCGGTGACGCGCGGCGACGTGACCGTTACGAAGTGCCGCCCCGACCACTTAACCGCGCTCACCGAGAAGCTCGTCGAATGCGGCGCGGTTACGATGGCCGGCGACGATTGGATCCGCGTGAAGGCCGACGGCATCACCGGCGGAACCGACATTCTCACCGCGCCCTATCCGGGATTCCCGACCGATCTCCAGCCGCAGGTCGTCGGATTTCTCTGCACCTGCCCGGGCACGAGCGTCGTCGAGGAGTCGATCTTCAACGCCCGCTTCTCGTACGTCAACGAGCTCGCGCGCATGGGTGCCGACGTCAAGGTGACGATGGAGAGCAATGCCGCGGTCATCAGAGGGCCGAAACAGCTCTCGGGCGCGCCCGTCGAGGCGCCCGACATCCGCGCCGGCGCGGGCCTCGTCGTGGCCGGGCTGGCGGCGGCGGGCGAGACGGAGATCATCGGTCTCGAGTATATCGACCGCGGATACGAGCGGCTCGAGGAACTGCTCTCCGAGCTCGGCGGCCAGGTTCAGCGCAGCAGCGGCGTGACGCCGTTGGTCGAACCGACGGGATTCTTCGAGACGAGCGAGTATCCGCGCGTTTCGGCGACTGGATAG
- a CDS encoding replication-associated recombination protein A: MRPRTLDEFVGQEALLGPGRALRAAIERDAAPSMILWGPPGSGKTTLAQIVARSTGAYFEGLSAVGAGVADLRRVVRESQARRRAGTRSVLFIDEIHRFNKAQQDAILPYVEDGTVTMIGATTENPSFEVNSALLSRARVFVLAPLSDDDVGMIVDRALTDRERGLGAKGVRLDADARKLLISLANGDARAALNSLEFAAASAAARDGDPTIDAALVRDAAQRRSSQYDKSGEMHYDIVSAFIKSVRASDPNAAIYWLARMIDGGEDPLFIARRLVILASEDVGLADSTGLQVAVAAQQAVHFVGMPEGFYPLAHATLYLANAPKSNAVGRAFGAAMDDVLETRNDPVPMHLRNAPTGLMRGLGYGKGYHYAHDDYDVVQVNLPPALSERRYYQPDEKKRRFE, translated from the coding sequence ATGCGTCCGCGAACGCTCGACGAGTTCGTCGGACAAGAGGCGCTGCTCGGGCCGGGGCGCGCGCTGCGAGCCGCGATCGAGCGCGACGCCGCGCCGTCCATGATCCTCTGGGGGCCGCCGGGAAGCGGAAAGACGACGCTCGCGCAGATCGTGGCGCGATCGACGGGAGCGTACTTCGAGGGGCTTTCGGCGGTCGGCGCCGGCGTCGCCGATCTGCGCCGCGTCGTGCGCGAGTCGCAGGCCCGGCGCCGCGCCGGGACGCGCAGCGTGCTCTTCATTGACGAGATCCATCGGTTCAACAAGGCGCAACAGGATGCGATCTTGCCGTACGTCGAGGACGGAACGGTCACGATGATCGGTGCGACGACGGAGAATCCGTCCTTCGAAGTGAACTCGGCGCTCCTCTCGCGCGCTCGCGTCTTCGTGCTCGCGCCGCTCTCCGACGACGACGTCGGCATGATCGTGGATCGCGCGCTTACCGATCGGGAGCGAGGACTCGGCGCGAAGGGCGTGCGCCTCGACGCCGACGCTCGCAAGCTGTTGATCTCGCTCGCCAACGGCGACGCGCGCGCGGCGCTGAACTCGCTCGAATTTGCGGCCGCTTCGGCGGCGGCGCGCGACGGCGATCCGACGATCGACGCGGCGCTCGTGCGCGATGCCGCGCAACGCCGCAGCTCGCAGTACGACAAGTCGGGCGAGATGCACTACGACATCGTCAGCGCCTTTATCAAGTCGGTGCGCGCGAGCGATCCGAACGCCGCGATCTACTGGCTCGCGCGAATGATCGACGGCGGCGAGGACCCGCTCTTCATCGCGCGGCGATTGGTGATCCTCGCATCGGAAGACGTCGGCCTGGCGGATTCGACGGGATTGCAGGTTGCCGTCGCGGCGCAGCAGGCCGTCCATTTCGTCGGCATGCCAGAGGGGTTCTACCCGCTCGCGCACGCGACGCTGTACCTCGCGAACGCTCCGAAGAGCAATGCGGTCGGCCGCGCGTTCGGCGCCGCAATGGACGACGTGCTGGAGACGCGCAACGATCCGGTGCCGATGCACCTGCGCAACGCCCCGACGGGCCTCATGCGGGGGCTGGGCTACGGGAAGGGCTATCACTACGCGCACGACGATTACGACGTCGTCCAAGTGAATCTGCCGCCGGCGTTGAGCGAGCGCCGCTACTACCAACCGGACGAAAAAAAGAGGCGGTTCGAGTGA
- a CDS encoding L-threonylcarbamoyladenylate synthase: MPLGERFERILDARSAASYDVGEEVARVVFSGGTVILPNDTSYLLGCDPYDYEAIDRVYAAIGRPDNRPLTMHVATAAEFLEYALDNPLAILAAKRLLPAPAIVLIRKPAFVSDELAAGLQTLAFRVPDDPYARELLERCGPIAGTTANPRGGPRYGGGEDRSMLPPADLLVEHGPTRYDVESTIVDLSGTHARLLREGAVSEQRLTELLGPIERPTIKVRTQSGLAQEKL; the protein is encoded by the coding sequence ATGCCGCTCGGCGAGCGGTTTGAGAGAATCCTCGATGCGCGAAGCGCGGCAAGCTACGACGTCGGCGAAGAGGTAGCGCGCGTCGTCTTCTCGGGCGGCACGGTAATCCTCCCGAACGACACGAGTTATCTCCTCGGCTGCGATCCCTACGACTACGAAGCGATCGACCGCGTCTACGCGGCGATCGGCCGCCCCGACAATCGGCCGCTCACGATGCACGTCGCGACCGCGGCGGAGTTTCTCGAGTACGCGCTCGACAATCCGCTCGCGATCCTTGCCGCCAAACGGCTGCTTCCCGCTCCCGCGATCGTTTTGATTCGCAAGCCTGCGTTCGTCAGCGACGAGTTGGCGGCGGGGCTGCAGACGCTCGCGTTTCGCGTTCCGGACGACCCGTACGCGCGCGAGTTACTCGAGCGCTGCGGACCGATCGCCGGAACGACGGCGAATCCTCGCGGCGGCCCGCGATACGGCGGCGGAGAGGATCGCTCGATGCTTCCACCCGCGGATCTCTTGGTCGAGCATGGACCGACGCGCTACGACGTCGAATCTACCATCGTCGATCTCTCGGGCACGCACGCTCGTTTGCTGCGAGAAGGCGCGGTTTCGGAGCAGCGCCTGACCGAGCTGCTCGGACCGATCGAACGCCCGACGATAAAGGTGCGCACGCAATCCGGTCTCGCTCAGGAAAAACTCTGA
- the atpA gene encoding F0F1 ATP synthase subunit alpha has protein sequence MINADEIAGILKQQIEQFTTEVQEDEVGTVIEVGANLARIYGLRGVRSSELVEFSNGLQGVALNLEEDNVGVVIMGPDVEIKEGDRVRRTGRIASVPVGEALLGRVVNPLGQAIDGKGEIETTRYRTIENIAPTVVQRQPVKQPLQTGIRAIDALIPIGRGQRELIIGDRSTGKTAIAIDTIINQRGRNVFCVYVAIGQKNSTVAALAQTLEQKGAMAYTTIVAVSPSEAAALRWLAPFAGCAMAEELMYSGKDVLIVYDDLTKHAQSYREMSLLLRRPPGREAYPGDVFYLHSRLLERAAKLSDEMGGGSLTALPVIETQAGDFSAYIPTNVISITDGQIYLTPQLFFQGIRPAVDVGLSVSRVGGAAQTKAMKSVAGQLKLELAQYRDLAAFAKLSSDLDKATQMQLMRGEKLTELLKQPQYQPQATEDQVAIIYAATHGFVNDVPTVRLQSWAAGMIDFLHAKHPEIAAAIAQSGQLPEETQKQLDAALTEFNQSF, from the coding sequence ATGATAAACGCTGACGAAATCGCCGGCATTCTCAAACAGCAGATCGAGCAGTTCACGACCGAGGTCCAAGAGGACGAGGTCGGCACCGTCATCGAGGTCGGAGCGAACCTCGCGCGCATCTACGGATTGCGCGGCGTGCGCTCGTCGGAGCTCGTCGAGTTCTCAAACGGGCTGCAAGGCGTCGCGCTCAACCTCGAAGAGGACAACGTCGGCGTCGTCATCATGGGACCGGACGTCGAGATCAAAGAGGGCGATCGCGTGCGGAGGACCGGGCGCATCGCTTCGGTTCCGGTCGGCGAAGCGCTGCTCGGCCGCGTCGTCAATCCGCTCGGGCAGGCGATCGACGGTAAAGGCGAGATCGAGACGACGCGCTATCGGACGATCGAGAACATCGCGCCGACGGTCGTGCAGCGCCAACCGGTCAAACAGCCGCTGCAGACGGGAATCCGCGCGATCGACGCGCTGATCCCGATCGGACGCGGCCAGCGCGAACTGATCATCGGCGACCGTTCGACGGGCAAGACGGCGATAGCGATCGACACGATCATCAACCAGCGCGGGCGCAACGTCTTCTGCGTCTACGTCGCGATTGGTCAGAAGAACTCGACGGTAGCCGCGCTCGCGCAGACCCTCGAGCAGAAGGGCGCGATGGCCTACACGACGATCGTCGCGGTTAGCCCATCGGAGGCGGCCGCGCTGCGCTGGCTCGCGCCGTTTGCCGGATGCGCGATGGCCGAAGAGTTGATGTACTCCGGCAAAGACGTGCTCATCGTCTACGACGATCTCACGAAGCATGCCCAGTCGTATCGCGAGATGTCGCTGCTGCTACGCCGTCCGCCGGGCCGCGAAGCCTATCCGGGCGACGTCTTCTACCTGCACTCGCGCCTGCTCGAGCGCGCCGCGAAACTCTCCGACGAGATGGGCGGCGGCTCGCTGACGGCGCTGCCGGTCATCGAGACGCAAGCGGGAGACTTCTCGGCATACATTCCGACGAACGTCATCTCGATCACCGACGGTCAGATCTACCTGACCCCGCAACTCTTCTTCCAAGGGATCCGGCCGGCCGTCGACGTCGGCCTCTCGGTCTCGCGCGTCGGCGGCGCCGCGCAGACGAAGGCGATGAAATCGGTCGCGGGTCAGCTCAAACTCGAGCTCGCGCAGTATCGCGATCTCGCCGCGTTCGCGAAGCTTTCGAGCGATCTCGACAAAGCGACGCAGATGCAGTTGATGCGCGGAGAGAAGCTCACCGAACTTCTCAAGCAGCCGCAGTATCAGCCGCAGGCGACCGAGGACCAAGTGGCGATCATCTACGCCGCGACGCACGGCTTCGTCAACGACGTGCCGACGGTGCGCCTGCAGAGCTGGGCGGCCGGCATGATCGACTTTCTCCACGCGAAGCATCCGGAGATTGCGGCGGCGATCGCACAGAGCGGCCAGCTTCCGGAGGAGACGCAGAAACAACTCGACGCGGCGCTGACGGAGTTCAACCAGAGCTTCTAA